In Methylosinus sp. C49, one DNA window encodes the following:
- a CDS encoding NAD(P)H-binding protein codes for MKSTPPGGNNPRDPVIRALSTEDHILLTWSEKYASLRALSPVIRLGNKYRPRSELGPPPARVEIALSPSESGGFGSREKDICLTTQKKIIVIGGTGYAGSAIAREAAKRGHTVSSVSRSTPAERIESVTYFTSNVADIGSAIVGADVVIGALSPRGANVGALAKTYGQLARQVADAGARLVLVGGFSCLRRTPGAPRMLEVESFSSEIPAEIVAEAKENLDVLNNLLTDATGVDWLFVSPGLEFSAWTPGEDLGHYRVGDEVALFDENGKSAISGIDFARAVLDEIENPTRHRAQIGVAY; via the coding sequence AAAAATATGCCTCCTTGCGAGCGCTGTCACCCGTTATTAGACTAGGTAACAAATACAGACCACGATCTGAGTTGGGACCTCCGCCCGCACGCGTTGAAATTGCCCTGTCACCGAGCGAGAGCGGCGGATTCGGCTCGAGAGAAAAGGATATTTGCTTGACCACACAGAAGAAAATCATCGTCATTGGCGGCACCGGCTATGCTGGCTCGGCCATCGCGCGCGAGGCCGCGAAGCGCGGCCATACCGTGAGTTCGGTCAGCCGCTCGACGCCAGCCGAACGGATAGAGAGCGTCACTTATTTCACGTCGAACGTGGCTGATATCGGCTCGGCGATCGTCGGCGCCGATGTCGTCATCGGCGCGCTATCGCCGCGCGGCGCCAACGTCGGCGCTCTCGCCAAAACCTATGGTCAGCTCGCAAGGCAAGTTGCCGATGCAGGCGCGCGTCTCGTTCTGGTCGGCGGCTTCTCGTGTCTGCGGCGCACGCCCGGCGCGCCGCGCATGCTGGAGGTCGAGAGCTTTTCTTCCGAAATTCCGGCGGAGATCGTCGCCGAAGCAAAGGAGAATCTCGATGTTCTGAACAACCTTCTCACCGACGCGACCGGCGTCGACTGGTTGTTCGTCTCTCCCGGTCTGGAATTCTCGGCCTGGACGCCGGGCGAGGATCTCGGCCATTATCGTGTCGGCGATGAGGTTGCGCTTTTCGACGAGAACGGCAAGTCGGCGATCAGCGGAATCGATTTTGCCCGCGCCGTGCTCGACGAGATCGAAAACCCTACACGCCATCGGGCGCAGATCGGCGTAGCTTACTGA